A stretch of the Acomys russatus chromosome 23, mAcoRus1.1, whole genome shotgun sequence genome encodes the following:
- the Taf13 gene encoding transcription initiation factor TFIID subunit 13, translated as MADEEEDPTFEEENEEIGGGAEGGQGKRKRLFSKELRCMMYGFGDDQNPYTESVDILEDLVIEFITEMTHKAMSIGRQGRVQVEDIVFLIRKDPRKFARVKDLLTMNEELKRARKAFDEANYGS; from the exons tttgaggaggaaaatgaagaaattggaggaggagcagaaggtggtcaggggaaaagaaagagactttTCTCTAAGGAAT TGCGGTGTATGATGTACGGATTTGGGGATGACCAGAACCCTTACACGGAGTCAGTGGATATTCTCGAAGATCTTGTCATAGAGTTCATCACTGAAATG ACTCACAAGGCAATGTCGATTGGAAGACAAGGTCGAGTGCAAGTTGAAGACATTGTCTTCTTGATTCGAAAGGACCCAAGGAAGTTTGCTAGAGTTAAAGACTTACTTACTATGAATGAAGAATTGAAACGGGCTAGAAAAGCCTTTGACGAAGCCAACTATGGATCTTGA